One stretch of Lacimicrobium alkaliphilum DNA includes these proteins:
- the asnB gene encoding asparagine synthase (glutamine-hydrolyzing), with product MCGIAGIFANTPEREIDSQILVNMAAIMHHRGPDNYGYCNPKEVGVGMSHARLSIIDLNESRGRQPFFLHGGRVIFAHNGEFYDYQRLRGELTAQGEYFETKSDSEIVPHLYLREGMDETLKHLRGEFAFSLYDEQQDALYLVRDRFGIKPLYWTQTDNHIVFGSEVKTVLAHPEVTAEFDSHGLFHQLIQVMVPGTTAFKGVHQVEPGYMLKITRKGGKFNIEETKYWDMDFPTPEQRPRMDDDYYIKGVRDQLLEAVQLRLTADVPVGCYLSGGIDSCSILGLASAAAQDPIRAFTISFDNDEYDEASIATEMARATGAEQDILKLNAELLYDNFSRTIWHTERTIYNTLAVAKLMMSQHVTHNDYKVVLTGEGSDELFAGYPAFRKDMFLHGMEGLNAEQAAEWQQTLAESNKLFQGAMLPKDEYVSEKINAKVGFTPSCLQPWLGCSDLARNLLTPEIREELADYEPGAAIADRLDEDFLTDRHPLDKAQYVWIKTMLEGQILTWGGDRVDMANSMEARPPFLDHHLAEFAATIPPEMRIKGSKEKYVLREAMKGLLPTVLYERQKFAFMAPPAHTDDKKWQKLKGLFERYASKEKLEKAGFIDADYVQTLMQKQESRDTDLADKVQIDAVLNHVLGVMLLHHHFIEQDIPQLAHDKAQELGWVV from the coding sequence ATGTGCGGAATAGCTGGCATTTTTGCCAACACCCCTGAGCGCGAAATAGATTCACAAATTCTGGTCAACATGGCGGCTATTATGCACCACAGAGGGCCGGATAATTATGGTTACTGCAATCCCAAAGAGGTTGGGGTAGGCATGAGCCACGCCCGATTGTCGATTATTGATTTGAATGAAAGCCGGGGCCGCCAGCCCTTTTTTCTTCATGGTGGCCGGGTGATTTTCGCTCACAATGGCGAATTCTATGATTACCAGCGTCTGCGCGGGGAACTCACCGCTCAGGGCGAGTATTTCGAAACCAAGAGTGATTCAGAGATTGTTCCACACCTTTATTTGCGGGAGGGTATGGACGAGACCCTCAAACACCTGCGCGGTGAGTTTGCCTTTTCTTTGTATGATGAACAGCAGGATGCGCTGTATCTGGTAAGAGACAGATTCGGTATCAAGCCTTTGTACTGGACCCAAACCGACAATCATATTGTGTTCGGCTCTGAGGTAAAAACCGTACTGGCCCACCCTGAAGTAACGGCAGAATTTGACAGTCATGGCCTGTTTCATCAGCTGATCCAGGTAATGGTGCCGGGCACCACAGCCTTCAAAGGTGTACATCAGGTGGAACCCGGCTATATGCTGAAAATTACCCGCAAGGGTGGCAAGTTTAATATCGAAGAGACCAAATACTGGGATATGGACTTTCCGACTCCCGAACAGCGGCCGCGGATGGACGATGATTACTATATTAAAGGGGTGCGCGATCAGTTATTAGAAGCAGTGCAACTGCGATTAACTGCTGATGTGCCGGTGGGCTGTTATCTCTCTGGTGGTATCGATTCGTGCTCGATTCTCGGTCTGGCTTCAGCAGCAGCACAGGATCCGATCCGTGCTTTTACCATCAGCTTCGATAACGATGAATATGATGAGGCCAGCATCGCCACTGAAATGGCACGGGCTACAGGCGCTGAGCAGGATATTCTCAAGCTCAATGCCGAGCTGCTGTACGATAATTTCTCGCGCACTATCTGGCATACCGAACGCACTATCTACAACACCCTGGCCGTGGCCAAGCTGATGATGAGCCAGCATGTGACCCACAATGACTATAAAGTGGTGCTCACCGGTGAGGGCTCCGATGAGCTCTTTGCCGGTTATCCGGCCTTTCGCAAAGACATGTTCCTGCATGGTATGGAAGGGCTGAACGCCGAGCAGGCGGCAGAATGGCAGCAGACTCTGGCCGAATCGAACAAACTGTTCCAGGGAGCGATGTTACCTAAAGACGAATATGTGTCTGAGAAAATTAATGCCAAAGTGGGCTTTACCCCCAGTTGTCTGCAACCCTGGCTGGGTTGCTCCGATCTGGCCCGCAATCTTCTCACGCCGGAGATCCGGGAAGAACTGGCCGATTATGAGCCCGGTGCGGCCATTGCCGACAGACTGGATGAAGATTTTCTGACTGATCGCCATCCTCTGGATAAGGCCCAGTACGTGTGGATCAAAACCATGCTTGAGGGGCAAATTCTTACCTGGGGCGGTGACAGGGTGGATATGGCCAATTCCATGGAAGCCAGACCGCCGTTTCTGGATCACCATCTGGCTGAGTTTGCCGCCACTATCCCACCTGAGATGCGTATCAAAGGCAGCAAGGAAAAGTACGTACTGCGCGAAGCCATGAAAGGACTGTTGCCTACGGTACTGTATGAACGCCAGAAATTCGCCTTTATGGCGCCCCCGGCCCATACCGACGATAAAAAATGGCAGAAACTCAAAGGTCTGTTTGAACGCTATGCCTCCAAAGAGAAGCTGGAAAAGGCCGGCTTTATCGATGCCGATTATGTGCAGACTCTGATGCAAAAACAGGAAAGCCGTGATACCGACCTGGCCGATAAGGTGCAGATTGACGCCGTACTTAACCATGTACTTGGCGTGATGCTGCTACATCATCACTTTATCGAGCAGGACATTCCGCAGCTGGCCCATGATAAGGCCCAGGAATTAGGCTGGGTAGTTTAG
- a CDS encoding PQQ-dependent sugar dehydrogenase, which yields MSALKFLLLLVLLLPNFAVTGKTEVFSNYRIQTIATGLHYPWAVVELPDGSVLVTEKSGQLRRILDGEVSPPIQGVPEVYYKGQGGLMDIVLHPQYNATGWIYLTYAHGTDAANHLRLMRARLGDGRLVDQQVLFSAEPDKATPVHYGARLAFMDDNTLVLSSGDGFDYREQAQNPASHLGKLIRLSDDGSIPADNPEIEGAAEGVYSLGHRNAQGLAWDPFKKLLFANEHGPAGGDEINLIRAGGNYGWPVITYGKDYSGANISPFTEYPGMLQPLVDWTPSIAPSALVVYRGSMFAELDGDLLSATLKSKEVRRAILDGIQVSEQQSLFTELDVRLRDIAVATDGGIYLLTDEESGKLLKVVRAGN from the coding sequence ATGTCTGCCCTGAAATTTTTATTGTTACTGGTGTTACTCCTTCCCAACTTCGCGGTAACAGGCAAAACAGAAGTATTCAGCAACTACCGTATTCAGACCATCGCCACCGGATTGCACTATCCCTGGGCGGTGGTGGAGCTGCCAGATGGCAGTGTGCTGGTGACAGAAAAATCCGGCCAGCTCCGGCGTATTCTTGATGGTGAGGTGTCGCCGCCGATTCAGGGGGTGCCAGAGGTGTATTATAAGGGGCAGGGCGGGCTGATGGATATTGTTCTGCATCCACAGTACAACGCTACAGGGTGGATTTATCTTACCTATGCCCATGGTACCGATGCGGCCAATCACTTGCGCCTGATGCGGGCCAGACTCGGGGACGGCAGGCTGGTTGATCAGCAGGTACTATTCAGCGCTGAGCCCGACAAGGCTACGCCGGTACATTATGGCGCCCGGCTTGCTTTTATGGATGACAATACCCTGGTGCTGAGCAGTGGGGACGGCTTTGATTATCGCGAGCAGGCGCAAAATCCCGCCAGCCATCTGGGTAAGCTGATTCGGCTGAGTGATGATGGCAGTATCCCGGCTGATAATCCTGAGATTGAAGGCGCAGCCGAGGGGGTGTACAGCCTCGGGCATCGCAATGCACAGGGCCTGGCCTGGGACCCCTTTAAAAAACTGTTATTTGCCAATGAGCACGGACCTGCTGGTGGCGATGAAATCAATTTAATTCGCGCAGGCGGTAATTATGGCTGGCCGGTGATCACCTATGGTAAAGATTACTCCGGCGCTAATATCAGCCCCTTTACTGAATATCCGGGCATGTTGCAGCCGCTGGTGGACTGGACGCCATCTATTGCTCCCTCAGCCTTGGTGGTGTACCGGGGCAGTATGTTTGCTGAGCTGGATGGAGACCTGCTGTCTGCGACCCTTAAATCCAAAGAAGTGCGACGGGCTATACTTGATGGAATTCAAGTTAGTGAACAACAGAGTCTTTTTACTGAACTGGATGTGAGACTACGGGATATTGCTGTGGCCACAGATGGCGGAATTTATCTGTTAACCGATGAAGAATCAGGGAAATTATTAAAAGTGGTCAGAGCCGGGAACTAA
- a CDS encoding aspartate/ornithine carbamoyltransferase family protein: MVDPKIEQVVQFERTRPDVRGDAHPKKLLRAIEEDGDHLAKLSDQHIFSSDQFDRATLLQLFRLAAKYEANPGRFSTSLNGQILISAFYEPSTRTRLSFESAWHRLGGDIMSITDRSTTGIAKGESLGDVAEMFNNYGDCVVLRDSQEGSVREMMNALRIPIINAGNGIDEHPTQALADLYTIFKWRPDLVTNEPGEPLHVCLVGLPSKMRTVRSLLKLLCDFPEVFTTVTIVNDCDREEMFAPGQLEQLEEAGLKIHTADDLDSVLPKADVVYINAISWEGNSFKEYGKVFHIDAKSPLKEHAIVLHPLARGEELCTSLDGTSHNWYFSQARGAVFLRMALLTCLVQRAERVLDVI; the protein is encoded by the coding sequence ATGGTAGATCCCAAAATCGAACAGGTAGTCCAGTTTGAACGAACACGTCCGGATGTGCGCGGTGATGCTCATCCCAAGAAGTTGCTGCGCGCCATCGAAGAAGATGGCGATCATCTGGCCAAACTCTCCGATCAACATATTTTTTCCTCGGATCAGTTTGATCGCGCCACGCTGCTGCAGTTGTTCCGGCTGGCGGCAAAGTACGAGGCGAATCCGGGCCGGTTCAGTACCTCGTTAAACGGGCAGATTCTGATCTCAGCCTTTTACGAGCCCAGTACCCGTACTCGTTTGTCCTTTGAGAGCGCCTGGCATCGTCTTGGCGGCGATATTATGTCGATCACCGATCGCTCCACCACAGGTATTGCCAAAGGTGAATCTCTCGGTGATGTCGCCGAGATGTTCAATAATTATGGCGATTGCGTGGTGTTGCGTGATTCTCAGGAGGGCTCGGTACGGGAAATGATGAATGCTTTGCGCATTCCTATTATCAACGCCGGTAACGGCATTGATGAGCATCCGACCCAGGCGCTGGCCGATCTCTATACTATCTTTAAGTGGCGCCCGGATCTGGTTACCAATGAACCTGGCGAGCCTTTGCATGTGTGTCTGGTGGGTTTGCCTTCGAAAATGCGTACGGTACGCAGTCTGCTCAAACTGCTTTGTGATTTTCCCGAAGTTTTTACAACAGTGACAATTGTCAATGATTGTGACCGTGAAGAGATGTTTGCGCCGGGGCAACTGGAGCAACTGGAAGAAGCCGGGTTGAAAATTCACACCGCTGACGATCTGGACAGCGTACTACCCAAGGCAGATGTGGTTTATATCAACGCGATTTCCTGGGAGGGTAATTCCTTTAAGGAATACGGTAAGGTCTTTCATATCGATGCCAAGTCGCCTCTGAAGGAACACGCCATTGTTTTGCACCCTCTGGCACGGGGGGAGGAGTTATGCACCAGCCTCGATGGCACCAGCCACAACTGGTATTTCTCGCAGGCCAGAGGGGCGGTATTTTTGAGAATGGCTCTGTTGACCTGTCTGGTACAGCGGGCCGAGCGGGTGCTGGACGTTATTTGA
- the thiC gene encoding phosphomethylpyrimidine synthase ThiC — MSNRRENRSQAENFLHHLQGMAYPSSKRIYLKGSRDDIRVAMREIQLSDTLTGSQSAPAYQPNEPIPVYDTSGPYGDPDAELDVRRGLNAVRHNWILERDDTQLQEGTLSRYTRNLMAEQEPSSEQALQLQRRPRCAKQGKTVTQLHYARQGIITPEMEYIALRENMGRQRIRDQQLTQQHPGQGFGAKLPESISAEFVRAEVSAGRAIIPANINHPEAEPMIIGRNFLVKVNANIGNSSLTSSIEEEVEKLVWATRWGADTVMDLSTGRHIHATREWILRNSPVPIGTVPIYQALEKVNGDATKLNWELFRDTLIEQAEQGVDYFTIHAGVLLRYVPMTASRLTGIVSRGGSIMAKWCLAHHKESFLYQHFDEICQICAAYDVSLSLGDGLRPGSVADANDEAQFSELRTLGELTKIAWQQDVQVMIEGPGHVPMHLIEANMQEQLKHCHEAPFYTLGPLTTDIAPGYDHFTSGIGAAMIGWFGCAMLCYVTPKEHLGLPNKEDVKQGLITYKIAAHAADLAKGHPGAQIRDNAMSKARFEFRWEDQFNLALDPQTARDYHDESLPQESGKVAHFCSMCGPKFCSMKISREVRDIARQQSVEVKMVGMDGQPETVESGMKKMAETFRRQGSELYHAPGDCGEA, encoded by the coding sequence ATGTCAAACAGACGCGAAAACCGCAGCCAGGCGGAAAACTTCCTGCACCATCTGCAGGGGATGGCTTATCCCAGTTCCAAACGTATTTATCTCAAAGGCAGCCGCGACGATATTCGTGTGGCCATGCGCGAGATCCAGCTTAGCGATACCCTGACCGGCAGCCAGTCAGCACCGGCGTATCAGCCCAACGAACCCATTCCTGTGTACGACACCTCAGGCCCTTATGGTGACCCCGATGCCGAACTGGATGTACGCCGCGGCCTTAACGCTGTGCGTCACAACTGGATCCTTGAACGTGATGATACCCAATTGCAGGAGGGCACCCTGTCCCGCTATACCCGTAATCTGATGGCTGAACAGGAGCCATCATCGGAGCAGGCGCTACAACTGCAACGCCGGCCCAGATGCGCAAAGCAAGGCAAAACCGTAACCCAGTTACATTACGCCCGCCAGGGTATTATCACACCGGAAATGGAATATATTGCCCTGCGCGAAAATATGGGTCGCCAGCGTATCCGTGATCAGCAACTGACTCAGCAGCATCCTGGCCAGGGCTTTGGCGCCAAACTGCCAGAGTCCATTAGTGCTGAATTTGTACGCGCTGAAGTGTCCGCAGGCAGGGCCATTATTCCCGCCAATATCAACCATCCGGAAGCCGAGCCGATGATTATCGGGCGTAATTTCCTGGTCAAAGTGAACGCCAATATCGGTAATTCGTCCTTAACCTCTTCGATTGAGGAAGAGGTAGAAAAGCTGGTCTGGGCCACACGCTGGGGCGCCGATACGGTGATGGACTTGTCCACCGGGCGGCATATTCATGCAACCCGGGAATGGATCCTGCGTAACAGTCCGGTGCCTATTGGTACGGTGCCCATCTACCAGGCGCTGGAAAAGGTTAACGGCGATGCCACCAAACTTAACTGGGAACTGTTCCGCGACACACTGATCGAACAGGCAGAACAAGGGGTGGATTATTTCACCATTCATGCCGGCGTGCTGCTGCGTTATGTGCCCATGACCGCCAGTCGCCTCACCGGTATTGTCTCGCGGGGTGGTTCGATTATGGCCAAGTGGTGCCTGGCCCACCATAAGGAAAGCTTTTTATATCAACACTTTGACGAAATCTGTCAGATCTGTGCGGCGTACGATGTCAGCCTGTCTCTGGGTGATGGTCTGCGCCCCGGCTCGGTGGCCGATGCAAATGACGAAGCCCAGTTCAGTGAACTGCGCACATTGGGAGAGCTGACTAAGATTGCCTGGCAACAGGATGTACAGGTAATGATAGAAGGACCGGGGCATGTGCCCATGCATTTGATCGAAGCCAATATGCAGGAGCAACTGAAGCATTGTCACGAAGCCCCTTTCTATACCCTGGGGCCACTGACCACGGATATTGCACCGGGCTATGATCATTTCACTTCCGGCATCGGTGCGGCGATGATTGGCTGGTTTGGTTGCGCCATGCTTTGCTACGTCACCCCCAAAGAACATCTGGGCCTGCCCAACAAAGAAGACGTCAAACAGGGCCTGATTACCTATAAGATCGCCGCCCATGCCGCCGACCTGGCTAAAGGCCACCCCGGCGCGCAGATCCGCGACAATGCCATGTCCAAAGCCAGATTTGAATTCCGCTGGGAAGATCAGTTCAATCTGGCACTGGATCCACAAACGGCAAGAGATTATCACGACGAATCCCTGCCGCAGGAGTCCGGTAAAGTCGCCCATTTCTGTTCCATGTGCGGACCCAAGTTCTGCTCCATGAAGATATCCCGGGAGGTCCGGGACATCGCCCGGCAACAGTCTGTGGAGGTAAAGATGGTGGGCATGGACGGCCAGCCCGAGACAGTAGAATCCGGCATGAAAAAGATGGCCGAAACCTTTCGCCGGCAGGGAAGTGAGCTTTATCACGCGCCCGGTGACTGTGGAGAGGCCTGA
- a CDS encoding Dabb family protein, whose product MPDTSRRGFLCTTALLGAASLLPGKAGAQQTCTRFPKLTHQVFFWLKNPDSIEDRDKLVEGLNGLRRIESIRGLQIGVPASTEKREVVDNSYQVSETMLFDDVEGQNIYQVHPLHQEFVEKYSHLWAKVVVYDSIAL is encoded by the coding sequence ATGCCAGATACTTCCCGCCGAGGTTTTCTTTGTACTACTGCATTGTTGGGAGCGGCATCGTTGCTACCAGGCAAGGCTGGTGCGCAACAAACATGTACCCGGTTTCCTAAACTGACTCATCAGGTATTTTTCTGGCTTAAGAACCCAGATTCGATTGAGGATCGCGATAAGCTGGTTGAGGGGCTTAACGGCCTGCGCCGGATTGAGAGTATACGGGGTTTACAGATTGGCGTCCCGGCTTCTACCGAGAAGCGGGAAGTGGTGGATAACAGCTATCAGGTGTCAGAAACCATGTTGTTTGACGACGTAGAGGGACAAAATATCTATCAGGTTCATCCCCTGCATCAGGAATTTGTCGAAAAATACTCCCATCTGTGGGCTAAAGTTGTGGTGTACGACTCCATCGCCCTTTAA
- a CDS encoding Zn-dependent hydrolase, whose protein sequence is MQQDLSVQLSRLQNDLLELSHIGYDPESKGVFRLGFNEADMEGRRWLIKKFEDEGFSAHMDQAGNIIGKMNAGQTGPVVAMGSHIDSVPAGGMFDGTLGVLAGLECMRVIRDAGLECEYPLEVYAFAEEEGRFGGMMGVQAIVGELNPHWLENAHDATHVFLKDEMQRAGLEAFRALDARVDPKHFHAFLELHIEQGPVLERIKKPIGVVEAISGVYKWLVRLIGEANHAGTAPMDMRSDAFMGLADFAHEIPRIIDEDGSDKSRLTVGRVELKPGYAHTVPGEAEFTLVGRDTDPQVMRNLADSCRRVLSAIARKHNLMFEFEQMSWLEPQAMSDKVIKSFCKQAEKMGLDYEVMPSGAGHDAQYMAKITPTGMIFVPSVAGISHSPDEWTHWQDVETGSNLLLQTALEYAKPKAGAKKKSAA, encoded by the coding sequence ATGCAACAGGACTTATCTGTACAGCTGAGCAGACTTCAAAATGATCTGCTGGAACTTTCCCATATCGGCTATGACCCCGAGAGCAAAGGTGTATTCCGGCTTGGTTTTAATGAAGCCGACATGGAAGGGCGACGCTGGCTGATTAAAAAGTTTGAGGACGAAGGATTCAGTGCGCATATGGACCAGGCCGGCAATATTATTGGCAAGATGAATGCCGGACAAACCGGGCCGGTAGTGGCCATGGGATCGCATATTGATTCGGTACCTGCCGGTGGCATGTTTGACGGTACGCTGGGCGTGCTGGCGGGGCTTGAATGCATGCGGGTTATCCGGGATGCGGGTCTGGAATGTGAGTATCCCCTCGAAGTCTATGCCTTCGCCGAAGAAGAGGGGCGCTTTGGTGGCATGATGGGGGTGCAGGCGATTGTCGGGGAGCTCAATCCTCACTGGCTGGAAAATGCCCATGACGCCACTCATGTGTTTCTCAAAGATGAAATGCAGCGGGCCGGGCTGGAAGCCTTCAGAGCACTGGATGCCAGGGTGGATCCCAAACATTTTCACGCTTTTCTGGAACTGCACATTGAGCAGGGCCCGGTGCTGGAACGGATCAAGAAGCCCATCGGTGTAGTGGAAGCTATTTCCGGCGTGTATAAATGGCTGGTACGGCTGATCGGTGAGGCCAACCATGCCGGTACCGCCCCTATGGATATGCGCAGTGATGCCTTTATGGGGCTCGCGGATTTTGCCCATGAGATTCCCCGTATTATCGACGAGGATGGGTCAGACAAGAGCCGCCTGACAGTCGGTCGGGTGGAGCTTAAGCCCGGTTATGCGCATACGGTACCGGGTGAAGCAGAGTTTACCCTGGTGGGCCGGGATACGGATCCGCAGGTTATGCGAAATCTGGCTGATTCCTGCCGTCGTGTTCTGTCTGCCATCGCCCGCAAACATAATCTGATGTTTGAATTTGAACAGATGAGCTGGCTCGAACCCCAGGCCATGTCTGACAAAGTGATCAAGAGCTTCTGCAAACAAGCCGAGAAAATGGGCCTGGATTATGAGGTGATGCCCAGTGGTGCCGGCCATGATGCCCAGTATATGGCCAAGATTACCCCAACCGGGATGATTTTTGTGCCCAGCGTTGCCGGTATCAGTCACTCCCCCGATGAATGGACCCACTGGCAGGATGTGGAAACCGGCTCCAATCTGTTACTGCAAACGGCGCTGGAATATGCCAAACCCAAAGCCGGTGCGAAGAAAAAGTCTGCCGCATAA
- a CDS encoding sodium:solute symporter family transporter has product MLEAQLDWGLALAILVGFGILWVAFGWYLGRDNRSIDDYALAGRNVGFAFATATAMATWITSNTTLVAPQLAYQFGIWGMIGYSMAAFGLMLFAPMAQRIKSLMPHGFTSGDFIRTRYGKSAWAMFMIISVFYAMGWLVSLGMAGGILLSSLSDLSYHTGMSAILIICVLYTLLGGLKAVIATDFVQSILILTGVVIIAWVCIDTVGIGEIHQSVSDFQPELLNVAFPAAIMFLFNNIFFGIGEIFHSNVWWSRAFAFKTGVGKRAFLLGGLLWLPIPIVTGFIALAAISLGILPPSADMVGPLVAAKLLGSIGAVFVFVVVFSALASSMDSLLAATSDLITQDGYKRLINPKADSDTLLKASKRVVIGLGVLTWLLCLPKVATLGALLNFTGAFVASAIWPIVFGLYHQGLTGRFATAAMALGTITGLVLYFVIGFYVAAISACLMSLAVCLMGLLFAPGKFDWQTFKEPDNVPE; this is encoded by the coding sequence ATGCTTGAAGCACAGTTAGACTGGGGCCTGGCGTTGGCCATACTGGTTGGTTTCGGTATCCTGTGGGTGGCCTTTGGCTGGTATTTAGGCCGGGATAACCGCAGTATCGATGATTACGCCCTGGCCGGGCGCAATGTCGGCTTCGCTTTTGCAACTGCTACCGCCATGGCCACCTGGATCACCAGTAATACCACCTTAGTGGCCCCGCAACTGGCCTATCAGTTTGGTATCTGGGGCATGATTGGGTACAGCATGGCGGCCTTTGGCCTGATGCTCTTCGCACCCATGGCTCAACGTATTAAATCCCTGATGCCCCACGGTTTTACCAGTGGTGATTTTATTCGTACCCGCTACGGTAAGAGCGCCTGGGCCATGTTTATGATCATCTCGGTGTTTTATGCCATGGGCTGGCTGGTGAGCCTGGGGATGGCAGGCGGAATATTGCTGTCATCCCTGAGTGACCTGAGCTATCACACCGGCATGTCGGCAATCCTGATCATCTGTGTGTTGTATACCTTGCTCGGGGGGCTCAAGGCGGTTATTGCTACCGACTTTGTGCAGTCTATTCTGATCCTGACCGGGGTGGTGATCATCGCCTGGGTCTGTATCGATACCGTGGGTATTGGTGAGATCCATCAAAGCGTCAGCGATTTCCAGCCGGAACTGCTCAATGTCGCTTTTCCCGCTGCGATCATGTTTTTATTTAACAACATCTTTTTTGGTATCGGTGAGATTTTCCACTCTAACGTATGGTGGTCGCGGGCCTTTGCCTTCAAGACCGGCGTGGGTAAAAGGGCTTTTCTGTTAGGCGGGCTGCTGTGGCTGCCTATTCCCATCGTCACAGGTTTTATTGCGTTGGCGGCAATCTCGCTGGGCATACTTCCGCCCAGTGCCGATATGGTGGGACCGCTGGTGGCGGCCAAGCTGCTGGGTAGTATCGGCGCGGTATTTGTATTTGTGGTGGTGTTTTCCGCCCTGGCGTCGAGCATGGACTCCTTGCTGGCCGCTACCTCGGACCTGATTACTCAGGACGGTTACAAGCGGCTGATCAATCCCAAGGCCGACAGCGATACTTTGCTAAAAGCCAGTAAGCGTGTGGTGATTGGTTTAGGCGTACTCACCTGGCTGTTATGCCTGCCTAAAGTGGCCACGTTAGGAGCTTTACTGAATTTTACCGGCGCCTTTGTGGCATCAGCCATCTGGCCCATTGTATTTGGTTTATATCATCAGGGGCTGACCGGCAGATTTGCCACTGCCGCCATGGCATTAGGCACAATTACCGGTCTGGTGCTTTACTTTGTTATTGGTTTTTATGTTGCCGCTATCAGCGCCTGTCTGATGTCGCTGGCGGTGTGTCTCATGGGTTTGTTGTTTGCCCCCGGCAAGTTTGACTGGCAGACCTTTAAGGAGCCTGACAATGTACCTGAGTGA
- a CDS encoding sodium:calcium antiporter, with protein sequence MLNPDSWTLLQAVLVFSSCALVIAIAGTRITRVVDQLADRTGIGEAAAGAVLLGAATSIGGSVLSVTAAWHGNAELAVSNALGGIAVQTFFLAVADMVYRRANLEHAAASVPNMMQNALLITLLALIMTAPLLPEVTLWGIHPVTPLLFIAYVYGIHLSQGAHNSPMWAPTRTRETSEDKPDDTSQMSSMARLWSEFALLFIILGVAGWTLEPSATVIAAKTGLTQTIVGVMLTAISTSIPELVTSIAAVRRGALTLAVGGIIGGNAFDTLFTAASDVAYREGSIYHTMTDDTLFWAGLTLLMSGILMMGLIRRERQGPGRIGVESVLLILLYLGGAWLLLY encoded by the coding sequence TTGCTGAACCCCGACAGCTGGACCTTACTGCAGGCAGTGCTGGTATTCTCAAGCTGTGCACTGGTGATTGCTATAGCAGGTACCCGTATTACCCGTGTTGTCGATCAACTGGCTGACCGCACCGGAATAGGCGAAGCCGCAGCGGGTGCGGTATTACTTGGTGCAGCCACATCCATTGGTGGCTCGGTATTGTCTGTAACCGCAGCCTGGCACGGCAATGCAGAACTTGCAGTCAGTAACGCGCTTGGCGGTATCGCCGTGCAAACTTTCTTTCTGGCGGTTGCCGACATGGTTTACCGGCGCGCCAATCTGGAGCATGCCGCCGCCTCAGTACCCAACATGATGCAAAATGCGCTGCTGATTACGCTGCTGGCATTAATTATGACCGCTCCCTTGCTGCCCGAAGTGACGCTGTGGGGCATACACCCTGTAACACCGCTGCTGTTTATCGCCTATGTATACGGTATTCATCTGTCACAAGGGGCTCATAATTCGCCCATGTGGGCACCGACCAGAACCCGGGAAACCAGTGAAGATAAACCTGATGACACCAGCCAGATGTCATCAATGGCGCGGCTGTGGAGCGAGTTTGCACTGCTGTTTATCATCCTCGGTGTGGCGGGATGGACGCTGGAACCCTCAGCAACGGTTATAGCCGCTAAAACAGGACTGACCCAGACCATTGTCGGGGTAATGCTGACAGCTATCAGTACCTCTATACCTGAACTGGTGACTTCAATTGCTGCGGTACGAAGGGGGGCACTAACGCTGGCCGTAGGTGGGATCATTGGCGGTAATGCATTTGACACGTTATTCACTGCCGCTTCCGACGTAGCCTACCGCGAAGGCTCCATCTACCACACCATGACAGACGACACGCTGTTCTGGGCGGGTCTGACGCTGCTAATGTCCGGCATTCTGATGATGGGACTGATCCGTCGTGAACGCCAGGGCCCCGGACGTATTGGCGTGGAAAGCGTATTGCTTATACTGCTTTATCTCGGCGGGGCATGGCTGCTCCTCTATTAA